Genomic window (Dehalococcoidia bacterium):
CCTGGGGCGACCAGCACTGGCCGCGGCATAAGCCGCTCAAACTGGCTCGCGATGAAGCGGCCAGTATCCAGCGTTACGCGGTCATGCTCGTAAAGGTCGCCGCCCACTGTGAGGGCGTCCACGTCGTGTTCCAGGGCGAGGTCGACGATGCGACGCAAGGCGGCGCGGAGCTCCTCGCGACGCCTGCTGGCCTCACTTGAGGCCATCCCCACGCCGGCGAACGACGAGTCCAGATGCAGGTCTGCGAAGTGAAGGATGCGAGCCATAGGCACTGTCCCACAGGCTGCTGCTCCACATTTCCCCGAGGACTGGGCACGGTCGGTGTCACTGCTCCTTTCCGAATTCGAGCTTCGCGCAGGCCTTTCTTAGCGCGTCGTTAAGCTTTGCTAGCTGCTCCTGCGATGGCTCAGCACGCTGTCCCAACTCCAGGCGCAAGACGAAGCGCAGATCTAGCCCAGCGCCTGCGTTGACGATCTCAGGGAGACCATCTACCAGATCCTGGAGCTCGGCGGGTTCGAGTTCAGCCTCTGCCACGTGTCGCCTGGGGAATGATGGAGGTGGCGCCTCTTCCGGCACGCGCAGGCGCACATTCGTAGCCTCCGGCCAATCACACGGCCACGGCCCCGAATCCGGCGTGCGCTCCAAGAGCCGGCCGCGGATAGCCGCGTCGATGGCGGAGCGGACGATGGTCCAGGGCAGCGTCTTACCAGCAACGACAGAGAGGGCGTCACCGACCGAGGCCGCTGTGGTGACAGGGTCCCTCCATGCTGCCTCTAGGTTCTGGGGGAGCACGGCAGTGGCCGGGAGGTCTGTCGGGGGCGGGTGTAGCACCGCGGTCTCGCTCAGGACTCCGTAGGGAATTTCCTCGCGGTACAGGCTGGCCGGACCTGCCGTGAGCCAGACCGACCCCGCCCTGACCGCTTCGTGAATCGCTTCCTCCACAACTTCTTTGGCTGCCCTGGGGACAGGGAAGACCTCTTCGTAGCCTTCGCGCATCACTTTGCACGTGTGGGATCCGTCGAAGAAGGACAATACATCGCCCACTGCTATCGATTCTGCCGCTTCCGGCCACAGTCCGGGCAGCGCGCCAGGGGCCAGGAGTCCCCCGTCAAGGTGTGTGAGCTCAGAGGCCTCAGGCAGAGCAACCTCGAGGTCCCGCTCTGTAAGGTCATTCTCGGTAGGGTGAGACCGCCAGATGGTACGGACGCTCTTATCGGGACGCGTCAGACGCAGCACGAAGTATCCCTGTTGGCAGCCGAGGGCCAGCGTGTCGACAATATCCTTCTGTCGAAGCATCTTGGGTAGATGCGGGAACTGGGCGAAAGCGCGAGTTAGGTCACTCGCGCGCCGTGAGGTCTCCCCATCTCGCCAGAGCGCGTATGGACCATCGGGCAGGAGGGCCTCCGGGCTAATCGCTGATTCCTGGATTCGTGAGCGCTTGTCGTTCTTGATGGTTTCGAACACCGGCTCACTGTTGGGCGTGATCCGGAACGCCTCTACTTCGCCCTTGGCTGACACGGCGACCACGATGCAATAGGCTTGGACGATGGCGTCGGGGATTCTCTTCCGGGCTTCATCGGTGTACGCCGCGAGCAGCGTCTTTCTGAGTTCGTCGAAGTCCTTCGCTTCTCGCAGATTCCTAACCTCTTCCCAGCCAAGATAGTCCCGTGCACGACTTCGCACTAGCTCAAGCCCATCTTTGGAAGGGACGACCAGTAGGATGGCGTTGCGGTACACGCGTGGCCGGTCAGGGCCCGTCGTCTCATCGATGAAGCGCCGTGCCTCTGAACTTGGCTTGCCGGACTCGGAGGCTGCTCGGGGACCGAGAACTACATAGTGAAACTCGCCGTCATCCTCGACGTCGCGGGGCCGCTCCGGTACGTTGTGCACCCGAGCACCAGCAGCCGAGGCGCCGGCAGTTAGACGTCTCTCCTTGGCGATCAGGTCCCGTATGCTCACCTCAATAACGTCCGCAGGCACGCGGGCGCAAGCATCGCTGTGCATCTGACGTAGGTTCGGCTTGGTCCCGAGACGCCACCACTTTGGCAACTCCTCTACCGATGCCGTGCCGTTGCCTCCGTTCGTCTCCGCAATCGCCGCCTCGTCAAGGAAGTAGGAGACCTCGGTCCACCGCCGCAACGCCTTTTCCAACTCGATCTTGTCCGCCTTTGCTGCTCCGAGCAGAACCAGCAGATCGCGGGTCAACGCTCGCTGGCCGATGGGCTGCGAGTGAAGGAAGGTTCCCATCACAGCTTGTTCAACCTCGCGTTCCTTGAGTGCCCGAAACTCCTGCTGGACGTCACGGGCCTTCGCAAGCTCTCCCTCCAGGATGGCCGACCACTCCTGCCGCTTACCTTCGTACTCCTCCGTCGCAGCAATGGAGGCCAATTCGCGGGCCGCCTCAGAGAGACCGGTCTGACCCGGAGCGTTGAGGAGCACGTTCGTGCCGACCAACGGAGAGGTATCCCACTTCTCCGCGTCCCGAAGGGCCATGGCAAACGTCCGGAGCACTCCGCGGGTGCGCTGGAATCCCTCGAGCTGCGTCCACTTGGTATAGAACGCCTCGGTTAATTCAGGGTGGAAGGGGTAGCTGGCAAGGTAACGCTCCTCCTCCCCCTGCCGGTTCTTCCGCGTCCCCTCGTCCAGCGCCTGGATGCCGTCAAGGGCGGCGACCACGTGCGGACGGAACGTTTCCCGGTCGCGGATGGAATCGGCCGTGAAGAACCGACGGCGCAGCACCTCAGCCACATCCTGCTTCTCCACCGGCTGGACGCCCTCTTCTTTCTCTCGACGAAAGACGTCGTATAGCTCCTTGGCGATTTCCTTGCCGAGTTCGTCGCTCTTGCGCGGATCAGTGGCAAGCAGCGACGCGACGACGCACGCTCGGTCGACCTTGGTTGCCGCCTGGGTAAGGGCCTGGAAGAAGTCCTGGAGGCGGTGGCGCCACTGCGGATCCAGGCCCACCTTCTCGCGGGCGAACATCAGCACCTCATCGATAAGCACGAGAGTGGTCAGCCCGTCCTTGGAGGGAAATGCCAGAAGATCCCGTAGTAGGTTCTCCGCCGGGGGAGCCTCGCGCTCCTCGTCCTTGTCTTCCGCATGGAGGAGACGCAGGCCATCCGCGCCGGCGATCTGGAAGGCGAGCACGCTCCACGGGTGCCGGAGCCAACGCGACTCTCTGTTCGGTCCATGCACCTCCATCCCCTTCTCCACGTCCAGCTTATCGAAGCATAGAGCGGCGACGCGCGCCTTGGGCGGCGTGACGCCCCCTGCGTGCTGGATGAACTCGTGGATGGCGGGTAGGTCCGGCAGGCTTCCCGGCTCGTTCACCAGGTGATAGAGGGTGATGAGGGCGTGGGTCTTGCCGCCGCCGTAAGTCAGCTCTAGCTGACGCACGGCCTTCTCGTTCTTGCCCGCGAGCCGCTGTAGGACATCCTTGACCAGCTCCCGTAGGTTAAAGGTGGGGTATGTGAGGGCGAAGAACTGTTGGGGGTCTTGGTAAATCGGCCGCGCCCGTCCCATAACCACGTCGTACAGGTCGGCGGCGAAGATGCTGAGGGTGAGTTCACCCGTCCGGAGGTCGTCCCGCAAGGTCACGACCTGATGCCACGGCGTGTATGTTGACTTTACCATCCTACCCGCCTCCTTCGCGCGAGCCTTCAAGGTTGAGCCGCATCTGGGGATGGGCGCCGCGGGCGGCGACGTGGTTCATGACGGCCTCCAGGAGCGCCCGCTCCTCCGGCTGGTTGTCCTTGCGCGCCAGCTCGACCAGGGCCTGGAGCAGACGTGGGAAGAGCGCGTTTCCGCGAAGGCCACGGTCCTCGATGTAGGCGTCTACCTTCTGGACGTCGCCCTCGCGCCAGAGGCGCATGATGCGGTGCACCTGGTCGATGAGCGGCGCCGGTCGGCCCTCCGCGTCCAGGCCCAGCGACTTGCCCCGGCGCTGGTCCCAGCGCTTGAGCCGCACCTTGCTACCGCTTCCCCGCTCCTCCGGCTCTTCGTCCCCCTCTTCGTCCTCTTCCTCCTCGTCCTCGGTTGCCGAGCCGCTGGTGAACGCGACGAGATCGTAGCGGTCGGCCAGGTCGCGGTCGCGGAGGCTGCACGACTGCGCGTAGAGGATGCAGGCACCGACTGGCGCCTCGGCGAAGCCGAAGTCGTGGCGGTGGAGCAGGTAGTAGATGGTCGGGTTATCCAGGCTGGCGGCCTCCTCGCTCTCGCCGTCGCGAGAGAGGACGCGGCCCACCACGTAGTCCACCACGATACGGCGGACGTGGTGCAGAAACTCCGAGACGGTGAGGACGGCGTTGGGCTCGTCGGCTTTCTTGACCACGGGGTGCTTGCTGTAGGCCTCCAGGGCGGGGCCGGTGGCGGACCAGACGAAGTCCGGGCCACGGATGCCGGCGTCCCAGAAGTCGCGGAGCCGCTGATAGATGTTGGTGCGCATCTCCTCCAGCACCTGGGTGTCCCAGCCGGGCCGCGCCGTCTCCGGCCGCTTCCGGCATACGAGCCAGACGGATGAAGCCAGTGCCGCCGATCCATGTGCTCTTGATCTGTTGCTCATCTCTGTCTGAATAGGCCAACTTCCATTGACGACAAACCCGGCCCGAATCATTGAAGAGACCAATGTCTCCCAGGCTTCCGGCTGTTTGTTCGCGAAGACTATTACCATCTTTCCGTTTGGCTCCAGAACCTCTTGGCAAGCCCGAAATGCGCGAAACATGCCATCTTCGTATGCTGCCTTGGATTGACGGGCATCGCCCCCAAAGCGGCTGGCATCGTCTATCAACTCCCCGTCATTTTGAGAGTGGTTCCACTTCGGGCCTAGTGCGTCTTGGAGCGCTGAATCTGTTTGAGGTGAAAGACCGTACAAGGCTCGCCGAAGCCAGACATAAAAGAAATCCATCAGGTCCGAATAGGGAATAGCGTCATAGTAGGGAGGATCAGTGACGACGACGTCAAAGCAACCGACCTCAGGGCTTGTCGAAGCGGAACACGCAAGGGGTGTTGGCGCAGGCTTTCGCATGGCAGCGCTGGAGCAGTGTGCAGCGCACTCAGCAACCCACTCCAAGCAGGACAGGTAATTGCCTGTGGTGTCTGAAAGAGGATTGCCTTCACAGAAATCCCACAATATGGGTAATGCGAAGCGGGTGAACGTGCTGTTTACCTTTGTATAGCCCACGTCCCAGCGGCACAAAGCCGATGACCGATCCGCAAGTTTATCCACGCCGATGCCCAAGTACGCCCCCACCGCCTCCACCCACTCCGGCGGGTAGCCCTCGGCGCGCATGGCATCGCGGGCGGCACGCGTGTGCTTCACGAACGTGCCCAGGGCCACGAGCTGGCGCGGCGTGAAAAGCTTGTACCACTGGTCGAAGCCATAGAGCGGTACGCGAAAGCCCAGGGCCTCCTTGGTAGGCAGGGGCTCCGTCGGCAGTCCAAAGGGGACATCCTGGAAGGTGGACTCGACGCAGCCGGTGGCCTCCTCGGCAGCGCGGAGCTCCTCGTTGGCGGGTAGGCGGTACTCCTTGCCCTTGGCCGCGTCCACTACCACAGCGGTCATTTGCGCGCCAAGGTTCCCATTCATACCCTCGGCGCGGATGTCCTCCATGGTCATCGCCACAGTGCCGGGGCCGCCACAGACTGGGCACCAGGCGCCGGAACGGGACATGGTCCCCCGCCCCACACGGCGGTCGTGGGCGCGCTGCTGGGCGCCGTTCCCCCCCACCCTGGGTTCCTCCACCACCTCGAAGTCCACGCCGGAGCGGTCGGTCCGCGGCACGAGCTTCAGCCGGACACGCTTCTTCTCCTTGCGGCACAGCCACAGCGTTTTGAGCAGGGGCAAGGTGGCGCGGCAGTTCTTACAGGTGACGGTCCGCGCCCAGAGGTAGGCCACCGTCGGCTTCCCCTCCACCGTGGGGTAGAAGCGCTCCAGGTCGGCCCGGGCGCGCTGGAGCACCCAGTGGCCCCAGGCGCGCACGTGCCAGGCCAGGTCGGCCTCCGGCGGCTCCAGCATCTGCGCCTGCTGGCCCTCGTCCCTTCGTCCGCGCCCCTTCTTCGCCCTGCCGGTCTGCTTCAGGTACTCCGCCATGAACTCCGGCGACTCGAGCGCGAATTTCGGCAGCGGGCGCGTCTGGCCGGCGAGCCGTTGCGGATACTCCAGGGTGCACTTCAGGATGAACCACGCGACGGGATTGATGTCGATCGCCGTGGCCTCGCAGCCCAGTCGCATCGCCTCCAGGGGGATGGCCCCACCCCCGGCGAAGGGGTCGAGGACCCGGGGCGGGCGGCCATAGACCTTACGGATCTCCTCGCGGAAGAACTCGAGGTCGGGCCCATTCTCGCGTCCCCAGTGGAGGATGCCGCCGACCGTCTCCTCCTTCACCACCGGCACCTCGCGGCCGCCGACGCGCTTGGTGGTGTTCTTGGTCACGACCTTGCCGCCGAGCCGCTCGAGGAGGCGCTGGCGTTCGACGTTGTTGCCGGGGTCGGGCAGGAGCGTGGCGATGAGGGCCGCGCGGCAGGCGGCCAGCGGGCGTCGCGCCGGCCAGATGTGGAGCGTCGAGATGTGGCCGTGGCGCACGTTCTTCTCGTGCACGGAGTCCAGCGACGCCTGCTTCAGCGGGAACGCGACTTCGATGAGGCGAGGGCGGTCGTCAAGGGTCATTGGGGTCTCCTGCTTGATGAAGGCTCTTGGTAGTCAAAGAGCCATATTTTTGCGCTATATCCACGATGTGTGTCTAGTGTTTCAGTAACATGAGAGGCAACTCGATTTGCCAAGCAACGTTTCGGCTCCGCTATCGATCCGTCAGCTGACGCGGTAATGGCACCTAGCAATACGTCGGTCAATTGAATAAGGTCGTTAGATCTGGATTCCTCAACAACATTCAACTTATAGATGTTGCGACCTTCCAACCCCCAACTTCCACGCCTAGACTTGTTTATTCGATACCACAGACCTGCCCAGCGTGAGCGGCGTCGAAGGCTTACGCCGTCGACCCAGACATAGCACCCCGTGCGTGGAGGTACGACTCTCATAAGAAAATGCCTGTATACGTTGAAGAAGCCTTCCTCTCTTCGCCTACTTATCGACGAACGCGGCGCTCGCATCACCAAAAAGCGACATGCCTTATCCCCTAGAAACACCTCAACCCATTCCTGGTACGCGTTCAGGAACTTTCTTGAAACTTTAGTCCACTTCATCTCTGCCGTGAGTTTTTCTTTCGTCCTGATACTTGCCAACTTTTCACGGATAATCTCGGAGCGCCTGTAAGAACAGCGCAGGCAACCCAGGTAGATATACGGGCTTCCATGCATGCCCGTCTCGTCACAGAATATAGCGGGAACATAAGGAAATCCTGTAGGCATTAGATTGTGTCCTCTGCCGCCTCAAACACGCTTGCCTCGTCTATCACCACGCCTCCTTTAGCCCGCACCAGGAGCTTCGCAAAGGGGTCTCGAATGCGCAAGAGCCGCGGGTGGGTAGCGGCGCAGTCGTACACAACGTAGAGCCAGTACTGCTGGCGCAGATTGGCGGCCTGGGCCCACTCGTTCTCGGAGAGCTGGACATCGCCCACGGCGCGACGGCCCTTCACCTCGATGCACCGCTCTTCTCCGTCAGATCGGCGCGAGAGGAGGTCGAAGCCCACCTTCTGGAGAGGATCGGACACATCGTGCACGGTAGCGCCCAGGGATTCCTCATAGGCCCGCGCCACGCGCATCGCTATCTGCTCGATCTCGCGGTCATGGCGTTCGCGCTCGTCGGGATCGCTGGACGGCAGTACCAGGGCGTGGGCCAGGAAGGCGATGCCGTTGGCGTCAACGAGTTCCGGCTCCCGGCGCAGGATCGCGAGGGCGCGGTCCCGCTGGACAGCCAGATCCGTCTGCTTTCTGCGCACCTCTTCCAGCGCCCGCCGCGCCGGGGCGTCGCCGGCGTCCGCCCGCTCCCGCAAGCGGGTTCGGGTCCCGAGGAGCTCCGCCTCCTGGTAGTCGAATCCCGCTTGCAGGAACGCCTCCCGCTCCGGGATCGAAGCGGCGAGGCCAGCGGCGATCCGCTCGGCCGCAGGACGCGCGATGGTGTCCATAAGATGCGCTCTGGCGGCTTCGATGGCTTCCGTGACCTGACCCATGGGCGGCAGGGCTGTGGGCGGCACCCGCTTCGCAAGCTGAAGGACCATGGGTAGCTCGACAGGGCAGGCGCATGTCGTCCCGTCGAAGGTCTGCGTAATGGCAGCCAGCCGCACGTCGAGCGTCTGTTCTGACCCAAAGGCTTCAGGGTAGTCCGGGTCGGCGCGGCGCACCGTAGAGACGAGGGCCAGGTGGTAAAGGTAGGGCTCCGTGGCGTAGGGATCGATGAAGGCAGCGCCACGGAGCGCGTCTGCTGCAAAGCGTTCAGAGAAGAAGGCCCGATAACGGTCGAAGAACGGCTCGCCCGGCCGCAAGAACAGGACATCATCGGTCGGTTCCGGCTTGTTGACGGTCAGAGGGAGTGCCATGCCGCCCGTCGCGTCCTCCATCGCTAGCGTAAGAGGGAGCGGCAAGCGTTTGAGCCAGAACCGGCCGTCCAAATCGCCTTCGATGTTCACCCCAAGGTAGGGCGCGGACTTCTCCAGAAAGTGTCTGACGTAACCGGGGAGTAGCCGATGCAGCTGGTCCTGGTCCCGCTGCGCCCGAAGCGTGGGAAGCTGCGACGCGACGTCGCCGCCTGTGGCGCGAAGCTTCGCGTCGGCCTCCTCGATGGCTGTCACCTGCTCCTTAGTAAGGGTGCCTTCGATCTTGGCGATACTCTCATCCTCTTCGCCCTCCACCACAGCCCTCATGATGAGCTCGCTCAGGGAGATGCCTTGGAACTGCCGGCCGATCACGTCGAACACCTTGTCGGACCCCAGTTCCCTGCGAATGCGTTCGAGCTTTTCCAGCAGCGTCCTGAGAACCCTACCCTCACGTGTCTTCCCTGCCACCAGGTTGATAAGAACGACGGGATCATGCCGTTGCTTATAGCGGTGGATCCGGCCCATACGCTGCTCAATACGGGCGGGGTTCCAGGGGATGTCGTAGTTCACCATGATCCAGCAGAACTGGAGGTTGATGCCCTCGCCTGCGGCGTCGGTCGCCACCATGAACCGGCAGCGGGTCCGAAACGCCTCCATCTGAGCCTCGCGCTCCTGGTAGGGCATCCCACCGTGGATGCGCGCGATCTCCTCTGTGTAACCCATCCCCTCCAGGCGACGGACCAGGAACTCCATGGTGTCCCGATGCTCGGTGAAGATCAGTAGCTTCTCTCCCTTGAACCGCTCATCGTGGATGACTTCCCGCAGCTTCTCGAACTTCGACTCGTCCCCCGTCTCATGGGCGCGCTGCGCAAGGTCCAGGAGTTGCAGCACCTCCAGTCGCTCCGCCTCGAGTTCCGCCAGGGTCGTGGCAGCGGTGGCGCCCATGGCTGCTTCCTCAGCGACATCCCGCGCCTCCCGCCCATCCTCAGGCTCTTCCTCCTCGCTGGTCATCTCCTCTTCGATGTCGCGGAGCCTGAGGCGTGCTTGCTCCGCTGCGAGCCGCTCCTCGGTCAGCTCCCGGACAGAGAAGGCCCGAATGTATTCGCCCAGCCGGTCGCGTCGCCGCTCCAGCGACCGAAGCAGGGCCCAGGTGGAACTCGCGGCGCGGCGCTGTAGGACGCTCATCGCGAGCCGAGCGGCCGAGCGGTTTAGAAAGCGGGCTCGGTTGAAGTGCGTGCGCACGTAGGAGGTCAACTGGTCATAGAGCTCCTTTTCCACGGGGGAAAGATCATAGTTGACGGTTGTGCTTTCTCGAGACGGGTAAAGACGGCTCCCGTCGAACCGCACCATTTCCTCCTTCGTGCGGCGGACAAAGTGCCGCGCCCTCGCCTCAGGGGGGAAGCTGTTGAATGCATCGACCGTTTTCAGCGCGTTCGGCTCTAGCAGCCGCCATAGGGCGTAGTACGGAAAGTCTTTCCCCATGTGGGGAGTAGCAGTCAGTAACAGCAGGTGGTGCGCGTGCCATGAGAGGTGGCGCGGCGGGTGGCTCTCCTGCAGCGGCTCCGCGCCCGCTAGAAGTTCAGCCAGCTTGTAGCGGTCGGTCGTCTCGTAGGTGCCATCGGCGTTCCTGATAGCTGTCAGTTTGTGAGCCTCGTCGAAGACCACCAGGTCATAGGGCACAGTGTGAGGTTGAGCCAACCGCTCGTAGGCCCGATCGGCGGCTAGAGTGTCGACGCTCACTACCACGAGGTCGCTTCCTGGGCCTGAAAACGGGTTGTCAGTCCGACAGTCGAAGCCTGTTACCTCTCGACAATGCAACGAGAACAGAACCCGCATCTCGCGCTTCCAGTTCCCGACAAGGCCAGCTGGAGAGACGATGAGTACGCGACGTACTAAGTGCCGGCTCAGCATTTCCCGCACATACAAGCCAGCCATGATCGTCTTCCCTGCCCCGGCATCGTCCGCAAGGAGCATGCGGAGGCGAGGCTGAGTCAGCATCCTCTGATAGACCGCAATAATCTGGTGCGGGAGCGGGTCGATGAGGGCGGTCTCGGTGCCGAACGTTGGGCTGAAGAGATGACCGTAGCGGAGACGCTCGCCCTCCACGAACAGGCGGACCAGTCCGGGGTCAACCCTGAAGTCGGGGCTTGGCCATTGGCCCGCCGCAGCGTATACGGCCAACGGCTCGCCAACGCGGGCGTGCCCAAGCCGGCGATCCACGTTCCCAAGGGCCGTTGTTGCACTCGCCGCCAGCGTGGTCAGCGCCTTGACGGCAAGCCTGTTCGGGCGCGACTGGCCATTCTCCCACCGACTGATCGTGACTACCGTCACGCCTAGACGCTCGGCGAGTTGGCTTTGCGTAAGCCCTAGCTCAGTCCGAAGACCTCTGATCCACTCTGGTGAACCGACAGAAGCGGTAACCATCTGCCCCCTGACGAAGTAGACTTAACAAACTATAACATCCGCCACAGTCAATTTCAACGTCTGCCCAATTGGCGTTCTGTCCTCGCTGCGGCTGCCCTTTTGACAGGTAACTGCCAGCGGCGAAGTCAAGGCCGAAGCCCCGTGAGGCGTCCAGACAAAGTCGGGAGCCTTGACGAGCCGCTACAATGCATTGGGCAAAGGGTAGCCAGCCCTCCATCCCCCGGACGGGCCTTGCAAGCCAATCGTCATATATCTATTCGTGCTCTCCGGCACATGATCTCAGTCCGATGGGGGCGCTCAATCAAAAAATGGGCCTCTTTCCCGGCCATGTTGCCAAGGAGCTACCCCCGTTCCTCATAGGGACGTCCGGTCTTCACCACGAAATAGGCGATGGTCAGCAGCTTGCGTGCCAGCGCTGTTATCGCCGTCTGCGATCCGTGCCGCGCCTGGATGCGTCGGTACTACTGCCCCGGCGAACGCTGGTTCTGGCCCGTCCTAGCCGCTGCCTCGGTGAAGGTCCACCTCAGCAAGGAGGAGCCTTGCTGGTGATGTGTCCGAGATGCACCCTGCCGCCTGAGGCCCGTACCCGAGGGGCCAGGCCGGCAAAGGACACCAACTTCGCCGCATCTGGGAACCTGTGGAGACCCCTAACCTCGGCCAGGAAAAGCAGGGCAGTGAGGGGCCCAATGCCTGGGATAGTCATGAGCAGCCTGGCTCTGGGGTCTTGCCGGGCCTGGCCGTAAACCTCCGCCGTCACCTCCCGAACATCAGCCTGCAGCGAGTCCAGAATGGCGAGATAACGTTCCACAATCCGTCGGTGCCCCCTCAAGAGAGGCTGGCGAAGATAGGTGAGGTCCTCCTTCAGGGCGTCTACCTGTACGCAGTGCTGTCTGACGAAGCGACGTTGCGGTCTCCAGAGCAACACGGTGGGCCAGAACGGACTGCTGGTGACGCGAGGCTCGAGGCAGCGCCGGATGACAGGACCTGCGAAGGCCGACGCGAGACGCAGGGCCCTTCTGGGGATGGTGCTTCGGCATGTGGCTAACAGGTGTAAGGCGCATGACTGCTTGCATCGGCCGTGGCCCAATGCTAGTATTGATGCGACACCATAGTGTCATAGAGAGCGCAGTGGCCAGGATCACCCTTCGACTCCCGGACGACCTGCACCGGCGCCTGCATGATGCCTGCCGGCGAACGGGCAACTCGCTGAATCAGACTATCGTAGCGGCCCTAGCGCAGGCGCTCGGTCGTGGCGATCAGGTGCCCGAAAGGAATAGCGCCCTCATGGAGCAGCTATCGCATATCAAAACGGCCCTGGGGGAAATAACAGTGGACATCGAGGTCAGCCGCTTCCCGGCCCAGTTTCCTCCTGAGGAGGAAATGCCGAGCCGTGAGGAGCTGGTCGCGTTGCTGCCCACGCTGTCTCCTCCCCTGTCTTCGACCATTTTGGAGGAGCGGAGAGAACGCGTCTGAACCGATGCCGCTGCACTATCTGGACACGAGCGCCCTGGTCAAACGATACCTGCCGGAACCAGGCTCGGGTTGGGTCAACTCGCTGGTCTCGTCCGAGCCTGTCGCGGTTCCACTGCTGGCTGCTGTTGAGCTGGCGTCAGCGCTGGCCCGCCGAACGCGTGAAGGTGACTTGACTTCGGAACAGCGGGACATTGTGTTCCGCTCCTTCGTTGCTGACGCCAGGGAGTACGTGATGCTGGCGGTAACGCAGGGCGTTACAGAGGACGCTGCTTCCATGCTCCTCACAAGTCCACCCTCGGTGGCGCTGCGAACGTTGGACGCGCTTCACCTGGCGGGGGCGCGCGTGGCCTTCGCCAACGCTCGACGGCGCGGCCTGGAGACTGGAGCCTTCGTAACCGCAGACAGGGCGCTGGCTCAAGCCGCAGCCTGGGCTGGGCTGACCGCGATCAACCCGGAAGATTACGCGTGACCGACGAGAATGGGACCAGAGGAGGCACAGACATGAGGTGTGCGATCTACACCAGAGTCTCCACGGACGAACAGGCGAGGAGCGAATACAGTTCGCTGGAGCGACAGAAAGAAGTATGCGCCAGCTACATCGAAATCCAGAAAGAAAAAGGCTGGCATCTCGCTGGCGTCTACGAGGATGGCGGCTAGTCTGGGAAAGATCTCAGCCGCCCGGGCCTTCAAGAACTCCTGCAGGACGTCAGGGACCGCAAGATTGACGTCGTGGTCACCTACAAGATTGACCGCATCTCGCGGTCTCTGAAGGATTTCTACGAGTTCTGGGAGGTGCTGAAGGAGCACGGCGTCTCGTTCGTCTCGGCGACGCAGCACTTCGACACCTCGGACTCGACTGGAATGCTCATGCTGAACATCCTCCTCAGCTTCGCCCAGTTCGAGCGGGAGCTCACGAGGGAGAGAACGCTGAGCAAGATGGCGGGCCGGGCAGAAAGGGGATTGTGGAACGGCGGCTACGTGCCCATCGGATTTGACTATTCGCGGCAGACCCAGCAGCTTCGGCGCAACGAGCGTGAGGCCGAGACCGTAACATTCGTCTTTCGGCGTCTGGTCGAGACCCGTTCTCCCCGCGCGGTAGCCAACGAGGCCAACAGCCTCGGTTACCGAACGAAGATGCGCACCGTCGTTAGGCGCCAAGGGTCCAGCCAAGAGGTAGGTGGTAAGCGCTTCGACGAGGACACGGTGAAGGCGATTGTGCGCAACCCCATCTACAAAGGCTTTATCCGCTACAACGGCGACCTCTACCCGGGCAACCACGAACCCATCGTCGATCAGGAGACCTGGGAGCAAGCGAATAGAGCTATCGGGAATGGCCGAGAGGGCAACGGCCTCCACTACAAGGATGACCATGTGCACCTCTTGAAGGGCATCCTGCGGTGCGGCGCGTGTGGACTGGCAATGACTCCGTATCCTTCGGGTAAGAAGACGAAAGACGGGAGGCCCTACCTGTACTACGCATGCACTTCCGTAACACAGGACGGCAGCCACTCGGGGTGTTCGGTGCGCGCCTTGCCGGCACGGGAGTTCGAAGCCCTAATCAAGCAGGTTCTGAC
Coding sequences:
- a CDS encoding helicase-related protein, with the protein product MAVYAAAGQWPSPDFRVDPGLVRLFVEGERLRYGHLFSPTFGTETALIDPLPHQIIAVYQRMLTQPRLRMLLADDAGAGKTIMAGLYVREMLSRHLVRRVLIVSPAGLVGNWKREMRVLFSLHCREVTGFDCRTDNPFSGPGSDLVVVSVDTLAADRAYERLAQPHTVPYDLVVFDEAHKLTAIRNADGTYETTDRYKLAELLAGAEPLQESHPPRHLSWHAHHLLLLTATPHMGKDFPYYALWRLLEPNALKTVDAFNSFPPEARARHFVRRTKEEMVRFDGSRLYPSRESTTVNYDLSPVEKELYDQLTSYVRTHFNRARFLNRSAARLAMSVLQRRAASSTWALLRSLERRRDRLGEYIRAFSVRELTEERLAAEQARLRLRDIEEEMTSEEEEPEDGREARDVAEEAAMGATAATTLAELEAERLEVLQLLDLAQRAHETGDESKFEKLREVIHDERFKGEKLLIFTEHRDTMEFLVRRLEGMGYTEEIARIHGGMPYQEREAQMEAFRTRCRFMVATDAAGEGINLQFCWIMVNYDIPWNPARIEQRMGRIHRYKQRHDPVVLINLVAGKTREGRVLRTLLEKLERIRRELGSDKVFDVIGRQFQGISLSELIMRAVVEGEEDESIAKIEGTLTKEQVTAIEEADAKLRATGGDVASQLPTLRAQRDQDQLHRLLPGYVRHFLEKSAPYLGVNIEGDLDGRFWLKRLPLPLTLAMEDATGGMALPLTVNKPEPTDDVLFLRPGEPFFDRYRAFFSERFAADALRGAAFIDPYATEPYLYHLALVSTVRRADPDYPEAFGSEQTLDVRLAAITQTFDGTTCACPVELPMVLQLAKRVPPTALPPMGQVTEAIEAARAHLMDTIARPAAERIAAGLAASIPEREAFLQAGFDYQEAELLGTRTRLRERADAGDAPARRALEEVRRKQTDLAVQRDRALAILRREPELVDANGIAFLAHALVLPSSDPDERERHDREIEQIAMRVARAYEESLGATVHDVSDPLQKVGFDLLSRRSDGEERCIEVKGRRAVGDVQLSENEWAQAANLRQQYWLYVVYDCAATHPRLLRIRDPFAKLLVRAKGGVVIDEASVFEAAEDTI
- a CDS encoding type II toxin-antitoxin system VapC family toxin, with amino-acid sequence MPLHYLDTSALVKRYLPEPGSGWVNSLVSSEPVAVPLLAAVELASALARRTREGDLTSEQRDIVFRSFVADAREYVMLAVTQGVTEDAASMLLTSPPSVALRTLDALHLAGARVAFANARRRGLETGAFVTADRALAQAAAWAGLTAINPEDYA
- a CDS encoding recombinase family protein, with the translated sequence MRCAIYTRVSTDEQARSEYSSLERQKEVCASYIEIQKEKGWHLAGVYEDGG